CGAAAGGTGTGTTGTTTGATATTCATGAAAATATATCCTCATTCATTCTTGACATTGGGGGCGGAAGCACGGAATGGATACTATGCAAAGGTAATTCTGCTATCAAGACAGGCACTGTATCGATCGGCGTAGTAAAACTGTTAGAAAAACATCTGAGATCAGACCCGCCATCAATAAATAATATAAATTTATTGAAGAAAGAACTAAACGACATCGCAGAAAGCATTCACTCAGAAATAAAAAATGATATTGATGACAAGACTGTTTTTATCGGCACTGCAGGCACAATAACAACTCTTGCCGCTATAGATCTGGGATTAAAAAAATACGATAGGGAAAAAGTTCATATGCACAGGATTAGTTTAAGAAGAATGAATGAGATATCAGATCATCTGCTGAGCATCCCATTATCCAGAAGAAAAAAGATTACAGGACTCGAGCCAGAAAGAGCAGACTTGATTATCCCTGGCATAGTCTTTACAATTAATATAATACAAAATTTCGGATTCAGCGAAATTATTGTTAGTGATAACGGCCTGCTTGAAGGCGCGCTAATAAAATTATCAGAAGAGGTTTACAGATAAAAAATATGAAACAGACATTCAAAAGACCCGAAAACCTTAAGAGCGCTCCTTTCAGATATTGTCCTGGATGCGGACACAGCTTAATACACAGGATCATTGCAGAATGCATAGACAAACTTAAAATCAGAGAAAAAACCATAGGCATAGCTCCAGTTGGCTGCGCTGTCTTTGCTTATGATTATTTTAATTTTGACATGATCGAGGTTGCGCACGGCAGACCTCCTGCTGCAGCAACGGCCATGAAGAGAGTTATGCCTGACAGAATAATTTATTCATATCAGGGTGACGGAGACCTTGCAGCTATTGGGACAGCTGAGATAATCCATGCAGCAAACAGAGGCGAGAACTTGACTGTATTTTTTGTTAATAATGCTATCTATGGCATGACTGGCGGACAGATGGCTCCGACAACACTCTGCGGCCAGAGAACAACAACAACACAAAAAGGAAGACAGACAACAACAGCAGGACATCCCTTGCATGTTTCAGAGTTATTAGCAACAATAGACGGCACTTCCTATGTCATAAGGACATCTGTTGATTCTTTGAAAAATCTGATTGCTACAAAGAAAGCTGTTGAAAAGGCATTCAGATATCAGATTGAGGGGAAAGGATTCAGCTTCGTTGAAATACTATCGCCATGTCCTACTAACTGGGGTGTCTCAGCAGAAGAGTCGCTTAACTGGATGCGCAAGGACATGATGACGGTTTTTCCTTTAAAAACCTTTAAGGACAAATTTGCAGAAAATAAAAAAACAGCAGGCAGCATTTAAGCAGACAAGTTTAAGCAAAAGCTGTCTACAATAAAAAATACAGGAGAAAATATTGGAACATAAAATACTTATAGCAGGATTCGGCGGTCAGGGAATCTTATTTCTCGGCAAACTGCTTGCTTACAGCGGAATGATCGAAGGCAAGGAAGTAACATGGTTTCCTTCCTACGGCGCAGAAGTGCGAGGCGGCACTGCAAACTGCACAGTCGTAATCTCTGACGAGATGATAGGCTCTCCTGTTGTAAGAGACCCCGAGATACTTCTGGTAATGAACACAGCGTCACTTAACAAATTTCAGCCGCGCCTGAAAAAAGGCGGCCAGCTGATATTCGATTCTTCCCTTATAAAAGATCCTGAACTTCGTTCAGACATCAATGTGCTTGATGTTCCGGCAAGCGACATAGCATCATCTATCGGTAGCACAAAATATGCAAACATGGTAATGCTCAGTTCTCTGCTTGCAAAAACAGGCGTGATAAAAGAGCAATCAGCAATTGCTGCACTCGAGGAAATGATCTCAGGAAAGAAAAAAGCATTTCTTGATGTAAACAAAGAGGCAATTTTAAAAGGGAGAAAGTACGTTGAAGATAAGAAAAGCATCAACAACTGATGTGAAGCAGATACAGAAACTTGTAAATGACTTTGCAAAAAAAGAAGAGATGCTTCCCCGTTCATTAAATGATCTCTACGAAAGCATACGCGACATTTTTGTCTGCGAGGAAAATAAAAAGTTAAAAGGCGTTTGCGCCTTGCATATTCTGTGGGAAGATCTTGCAGAGATACGGTCGCTTGCTGTCAGCAAGGAATCGCAGTGCAAAGGAATCGGCAACAAACTCCTAAAGACATGTCTCAAAGAAGCAAAACATCTTGGCATTAAGAGAATCTTTGCATTAACTTATCATTCCGGTTTTTTCAAAAAAAATGGATTTAAGGATATTGACAAGGCAAAACTTCCTCAGAAGATATGGGGCGACTGTCTCAGGTGCCCGCGTTTTCCTGAATGCGATGAAGATGCAGTGATATTGGAGCTATAGAATTTCCTGCGAGTTCAAATTCTTATTCTTCGGCTTTTTCTCATGAAATGATTAATGGCAATAGAGCATATTAAAAAAAGTTGCCGAATTAGTGTCGTTGCGACTCGTGCCGAGAGCTAGTACAACCGTCCCTACTTTTTTTCTTTTCTGGATCATTGGATTGATATATTTCCCCAATTTCAAAGAGAGTGATTATTTTATGTCCAGAGGCTTCCGATAATGTCATTTATATTGTGGACACCTTCTTCTATAAGAAATTTCTCTATGCCATCGATAATCTCTATGGTTGCATGAGGATTAACAAAATTTGCAGTGCCTACAGCAACTCCCCTTGCGCCTGCAATTAAAAACTCTAAAGCGTCTTGTGCGGTCATTATTCCGCCTATTCCTATTATGGGTATCTTTACAGCCTTGTGTGCCTGCCAGACCATTCTCACAGCAACAGGCCTTATCGCAGGGCCGGAAAGTCCGCCTACAACATTTGCAAGAATTGGAGTTCTTCTTCTGATGTCTATAGCCATTCCTGTAATTGTGTTTATCATGGATATTGCATCTGCGCCCGAATCTTCAGCTACTTTTGCCATCACGCATATATCTGTGACATTTGGCGTAAGTTTTACTATCAAAGGAAGTTTTGTTGTTTTTCTTACAGAGCTGACAGCCTTTCCCATAACTTTAGGGTCCGTGCCAAAGATTATCCATCCTGCCTTTTTGTTGGGACATGATATATTCATCTCGAGCGCATGAACTCCGTCAGCGCTGCTCAAAGCCTCTGCTGATTTTTTGAATTCATCAATGCTGTCTCCAAAAAAATTTGTTATAACAGGTGTCTTGAATTTTCTGAGAAACGGCAGTTTTTCTTTTATGAATGCCTCGGTTCCGATGTTCTGAAGCCCTATTGCATTGAGCATCCCTGCCGGGGTTTCCACAATTCTTGGAACCGGGTTGCCTTCTCTTGGGGTATAAGAAAGGCCTTTTACTATGATTGCGCCGAGCCTA
This genomic window from Nitrospiraceae bacterium contains:
- a CDS encoding Ppx/GppA family phosphatase, which translates into the protein MLNLASIDIGSNTLRLLIGRIKDNTIIRERCEMKITRLASNISSTGILQDENIEKSLSVLKAFSLLISSYNVPHVKAVGTSALREAENSDEFRKRALSETGIQIEIVSGKEEAELTAKGVLFDIHENISSFILDIGGGSTEWILCKGNSAIKTGTVSIGVVKLLEKHLRSDPPSINNINLLKKELNDIAESIHSEIKNDIDDKTVFIGTAGTITTLAAIDLGLKKYDREKVHMHRISLRRMNEISDHLLSIPLSRRKKITGLEPERADLIIPGIVFTINIIQNFGFSEIIVSDNGLLEGALIKLSEEVYR
- a CDS encoding thiamine pyrophosphate-dependent enzyme, producing the protein MKQTFKRPENLKSAPFRYCPGCGHSLIHRIIAECIDKLKIREKTIGIAPVGCAVFAYDYFNFDMIEVAHGRPPAAATAMKRVMPDRIIYSYQGDGDLAAIGTAEIIHAANRGENLTVFFVNNAIYGMTGGQMAPTTLCGQRTTTTQKGRQTTTAGHPLHVSELLATIDGTSYVIRTSVDSLKNLIATKKAVEKAFRYQIEGKGFSFVEILSPCPTNWGVSAEESLNWMRKDMMTVFPLKTFKDKFAENKKTAGSI
- a CDS encoding 2-oxoacid:acceptor oxidoreductase family protein, with amino-acid sequence MEHKILIAGFGGQGILFLGKLLAYSGMIEGKEVTWFPSYGAEVRGGTANCTVVISDEMIGSPVVRDPEILLVMNTASLNKFQPRLKKGGQLIFDSSLIKDPELRSDINVLDVPASDIASSIGSTKYANMVMLSSLLAKTGVIKEQSAIAALEEMISGKKKAFLDVNKEAILKGRKYVEDKKSINN
- a CDS encoding N-acetyltransferase, giving the protein MKIRKASTTDVKQIQKLVNDFAKKEEMLPRSLNDLYESIRDIFVCEENKKLKGVCALHILWEDLAEIRSLAVSKESQCKGIGNKLLKTCLKEAKHLGIKRIFALTYHSGFFKKNGFKDIDKAKLPQKIWGDCLRCPRFPECDEDAVILEL
- a CDS encoding dihydroorotate dehydrogenase encodes the protein MKLFGNNKNSSTVDLSVNIGGLKLKNPVMTASGTFGYGAEYSEFIDLNRLGAIIVKGLSYTPREGNPVPRIVETPAGMLNAIGLQNIGTEAFIKEKLPFLRKFKTPVITNFFGDSIDEFKKSAEALSSADGVHALEMNISCPNKKAGWIIFGTDPKVMGKAVSSVRKTTKLPLIVKLTPNVTDICVMAKVAEDSGADAISMINTITGMAIDIRRRTPILANVVGGLSGPAIRPVAVRMVWQAHKAVKIPIIGIGGIMTAQDALEFLIAGARGVAVGTANFVNPHATIEIIDGIEKFLIEEGVHNINDIIGSLWT